A window of Nicotiana sylvestris chromosome 8, ASM39365v2, whole genome shotgun sequence genomic DNA:
GGATTAAATTTGAGACGACTTTATCCCATGTTTGGTTGGGATAAAATCATGGTATAACTAATCCCGATTCCCGGGATTAGTTATCCCGCAATTGTAGTGACTTTTATCCCTATGAGAGGGTGGAATAACTAATTCCGGGATAATTAATCATGCGATAACTTGtttcccaaccaaacgaccccttatagACTTATACGCTGTTATGGATCACAAATTTTGTATGTCATGCTGCAGTTGTTAGTAGATATAAAATAGTGGCATTTACTCTATGGAACTTGACTTTCTTTTAGTCGACCTTTTACTTTGGTTTCGGTAGCATTTCCATGTTAATTATCAATTTAGCATTATTTCTGAAATGATTGTTGTAAACCTAGTAATAAATTGTTCAACATCACTGCTTTGTGAATGACGTTAGGGTAGACATCGTGAAGTTAATCAATTTAACAGTTTATTGCTTGAATTCCATTTCCAGAGATTTTCATTCGGAGGATATATTCACATATATGGCGACGATAATGACTGTTGTGTTGGAAGAAAGTGAAGAAGTAACTATGGAACTGCTTACCCCACTGCTGGCTACTGTAAAAAAGCACAGCAAGGTTTTTCATGGTTTAATAGATGCACTTATTTTGTATTGTCGCATTTATTAAGTCCTTTTTAGTCTTGTGATATGGCTAAATGTTCTCAACTTTCAGGAGGTGACGCCCATTGCTAAGAAGTTGGTGAAGACAGTATTTGCAAATTGTGCACCCAAGCTCAAACCTTACCTGGCACAAGCAGTTGAATCATTAGACCTTTCTTTGGATGAGTACAGCAAATCCCTGACCTCTGTGTTGGAAGGGACTCATATAGCTGTTGAGCTTGGCAATGACAGTTCCTTAAGAGACCAATTGGTAAACTTAATTTTCATTGTTAAGTTATGCTGCCTTTTTAAGATTTTGATGCTCTATTGCCCCTGTAAAATAAAATTTTCAGTTTTCAAATCCGAACTCCTGTAGTAGCAATGTTCAGATGATATCTACTAAATTGTAGCGGCATAACTGACAGGCACAGATCAAGTAAATGACCATAAAATAACTTGGTACAGTGAGGGCTACTGTTAACAGCATATTTGAATATGAAATAAGAAtgcaaaaaaaatttctttctaaAAAGTTTTATGATGTTTTGCAAAAGGGAGAAGGTAGAGCTAAAATCACATAAAATGATTGTTATCTCAAAAGACCTGCAATTTCTTGGGCTCCACACAAATTTAGCGAAATGCAGGACAGAATAAAGGCTAAAGACCCATAGAAGTGACACCAACTAGTGGAGATTAAGGTTTAGTCATATGCGCTGTGCTGACGTCAGGCAAAGTGTTGCTGGTATCTATTTAGTTTGTTTAAAGATTGTTAGTAGGAGGTGTAGGAAACCTCGATTGTTGGTAAACTCAATTTTTagacacaggaatgaaatgagtcGAAATAGAGCAAAATGGATTGTAAGGAATTTATGCTAACCCTAACTAGCTCGGAATTGAGGCAAAGTAGTTTTTGTTGTATTGTTATGATGTTTTGCCACAGCAATTTAACAAGGAAACCAATTTCTTAGTCTTGTCCAAAAGAGTTGGAAGTGTATAACTTTCTTGATGCGTCGTTGTGTAGATGATGTGATTAGATGCCAAATATATCTCGTAGTTCATATGTAAGTGCTGAAGTTCTAATGTTTTGCCAATTTTGTAGCTCTTTAGCAATGAGATTGATGATTGCTAAATATTAATGGTTCTGGGGAAGAGTGATTTCGGCAAATGTTTTGCATGTTGATTTCATAGTTGTTCAACATGTACTTGTTCTCAGTATGAGAATTTGAAGCCCCTTTTTACTGTCTGTGTGTGCCACAAGTGTGTAGTAGTTGATGTTGTTGGTTTGGACGCAATATTATCGcagtattttttattttcttatagtGAAGTAAGTTGTTTCATAATCTCATTACTGGCATCAAGTAGATGCAAAGAGTACAAAGGTAAATATGCTTGCTCCATTACGTGATGTTATAAATAGAATCTGGGAGCTAACCGAAAAACCAAAAAATCTGATGAAGGCCATGCTATTGCAGTCTCTCTTTGTGTGGCATCGGGTTGAAGGTTTCACTTTTTAAAAACTACTGACAATGTGATTGACCTTGCAATTCTCTCCTTATTTTAGTATTAAGTTTATATATTGATGTGTGTTCAAGGCTGCTGAGAGCAAGTTTTCTGGCCTTCCAGAGGGTGTTCATGCAACTCAGTTGTGCGATTGGATTTCTTatgttttgtgatttttccagGATATTTTTGTTATAAGTATTTTTATATCTTGTCTTGGAATGCACATTGTCTAAGGCTGCTGGGAGCAAAGTGGCTAGAATATCTTTGGACGAGGCAGGCCAGGCATGTTATCTGgatattatgattattatttgtttgtGTTTCCAAATCAATGAATTGGTTTGATGTCATCTATGGTCGTGCATATAAATGTGTTATTTCCAGAATGTGCTTCCAATGTGATTGTGTTGTTGGCTGGCTGTTATTTTAAGGTATTTATTTGGGAACTTCTTATTTGATTAGATGGCTGAGAGTGTCAGAGAAGAGTCATGCTCTGATGACGTTGACCATGCTGTTAATAAATCTTCAAAGTCCATCACAAGTAATGGTGTTAGTGAAAGAAACGGGGAATCTGCTGCTCAAACAGATTCTTTGATTAAGGTCGGGAATCATGATACTGGGGATCTGCAAGATGCTGCTGCTAAGATGACATCGAAGTCTGATTCTGATGATTCAATGGTTGAGAAGTCAATGAAATCAGAGTCTAGGTCAGCACAAGCTGCTAAGGAAAGTGCAAAGAAGGCAAACTCTTTAATAAACTCAGCTGAATCTTCTTTTCAAGCTCCTGACGACAATGAAAAAGAAGCCGATGGGCTTCCAGAATGCAGGAAAAATCAAAATAGCGATTCTGAAAGTTCCACTTCTGATGAACCAGCTTGTGAGGGATTCAACTCTTTGGAGAAGAAAATAGAAGCTAACCTTCAGCATTCTACGCCAAAAGAATCTGAGGGAGACGCTATAAATGTAGCTCCGACATCTCCAAGTCGGAGCCTTGCTGACGAGTGTGTCGGAAAAAAGGCTGGTCGTGGTCGgccaaagaagaaaaaaagctcGAATAAAAAACAGAGTGTGTCTAAGGAGGTATCTGAAGGTACAAAAAACTTAGAAGCAAAGCAGGTcagtcgcccttccaaggaagcCCCTTTAGAGCCTTCTCACGAGGAAAAAGAAGATGGCTCCTCCAGTGACGCGGAGGCAATAACGCCGAAGCAGTTGGGTAAGAAGAATGAACCGAGGGTTAAGAGTCAGAGCCAGGATGGCCCCTCTACGAAAAAGGACGATGGCAAAAAGCGTGCTCCTGCAAAAGCTAGGCTGGTAGTATGATTCCCTACAATATTCTTCTAAGGATGATGTCGCTTTAGTTTCTGGTTTCTCCCATTGCAGCTTCATCCCTTTCTAGACTTACCAAACGCTCTTCATGTTAGTCCCATCTATTTTGTTTCTTATTGGCGCTATctaattttgttcttttttttgggTAGGAGAGCACACCTTCACCGGATTCTCCTGATAAGCCTGCTAAAGATGAAGGTAACCAAGAGGAAATCACAAAGAGTGCAAAGAGAAAACAGTCGTCTGGTAAGGACAGGGTAAGTGCTTTACAATGTATATTTATGCTGCTTTATCCATCTTATCTGTTAGCTGTTCAGTGTCCAAATGCCACTGTACTTGTGAAAATAAATATCATGCTCAAAAATTTCTGCTTGATTTGACCGTCCCATTGGAATCTCCTTTTCGACATAGTTGCAGTATCTTGCTTGTCTTTTTCACTCTACTTATGACAGTCTATGCACCCCCCTTTAACCATGATATTGATATTTTAAACGTGCATATCCAGGATGAAGGTTGTCGGATGTGTAGTGAAATCTTCAAAAATTGGTTTATATTTGATTCATTTATCATCTAGAGAATGTATTGTGTGATTAATCAGTGACTTCTCTAGGAAGCTGATGTCTAATCAGTATATGCTGTTGTGCTACTTGTCAGGCAACAGAGGATGTGCAATATGATGAAAGCCTGGTTGGTTTAAAAGTTAAAGTTTGGTGGCCACATGATCGATCGTAAGTGTTTATCTTATTTCCTGTGTTACACTGTTGTCAACTTGTTTGCTCTACCTTTTTTCCCCCGCCCCCTTGGCCCTCAGAACTAATTGCTATAGTTCTTGAGCAATTTTTATCATATCGGGGTAACAGAAATTGCTGCGCAAATGTATGTTAGTTTTATTTGTACACTTTTAGCAATGTAAACTTGCTTTACTTTTGTTTGTAAACACATTCTGGGGTTTTTGCTGACCCTGCGCTGTTGTTACAGATTCTATGAAGGTGTTATTAGTGCCTTTGATTCTGGCAAAAGAAAGCACACTGTAAGTGCAGTTTATTTCCTGCTGCTATAGTAGATTTGTTCCCTTTGTTACTTGCAAAGTTTGACTGGTATTTTCATACTAGGTTTCATATGATGATGGAGAAATAGAAGTATTAAATCTCAGAAAGGAACGGTGGGAATTCATTCAAGGAGATGAAGTGTCTGAAGAGGTTTATTGCTGGCAGAATTTGATATTTGCTGGATTTACCTTATGCATTCTCTAATGCATTTGAATGCTGATCTGTTGGCAGGATCAAATCGCACGTCCAGATGTGTCATCAGTAGTGTAAGCATGCTATTTATTACTTATTCCTTTAGGCGCTACTGGTTGGTGTAGCGAGGACATTTTATCTCATAAACACCAAAACTGTTAATACAATGTTTGGTTGCTACTTTCTTTTCCTCATAAATAATACCTCCATAAGTTTATGTGAGAATTTGTGTATTATTCTATGCGACATAGAATATGGAATAACAATATGAATGTTTGTAATACATGGATTAGGCATCTACATATTATTTTAACCTATTTGTGGGGCATAGGCACTAATAACATTGATTGCCTCCTCCTATACAAGCCTTAATGCAACAATCCTATCCCCAGCTCGTTTTATCTCTATAACTTTATTTTTAAGTCCTGGTTCTACAGTAATTTCCAACCCATTCATATTTTTATCTATCGGCGCAATATCATAATTTATAACCCGTGTTATCTCTCTAGGCTTTTGCCATGCAATATTAACTCTCCTCCTTTTTAGGGTATCCACCAAATTCCATCGACTTCCCTGTCAAAGTGCATATGCTCCAGCTACCTACCTGAATTCGACTCTCTTGGACTAGCTTTTTACCCTTATCTGTCCATGATGCGAGAAGCCTTTCTTATTTTACAGCACATCCGGGCATTGATGAGGCGAAAGTAGCTTTTGTACTCATACCTGTCCATGAAGTGGGAACCCTTTCATACCCACATTCGGGCATGATGTAGGAACAATTGCTTATACTCCTTCACAGTCACATAGGTGCGATGTATGAGGATTATGAATTGACAAGTTTTACGCTGGCTGCCAGTCTACCTTAATGCTTCtcctttattattttttttgataaCCGTGGTATCCAGTTCAACTTGCGCATACGTCGGCTAATTCCATACAGTACCTGTAGCAGGTACTGGGTGACTTTGTCCACCAGGCTTGGAAGAAATCACGTAATGTTTTTgcctccgttgagatttgaacatGATGCCTCATGGCTCTCAACCTACATCATTGACCACTTGGCCACACCCTTGGGTGCTTAATCTCCCTCCTCCTTTATTTGGGCTTGGGACCAGCAATGTGAATTCATTTATATCCTTTTCTCCATTCTCTTTAGGAAGACAGAATAAGGAAGATCGTGTGTGATAAAAGTGCTCTAAGCATTCTGTTCACATCATCATGGACAATTTCCAAGGTATAGTGAAAGATTCCCATTGTAAAATCCATCAGGTTCCTGTACCTTTTTTCCTTCATAAGCCATCCCAAATCCATCAGGTTTTGGTACTTTATCTTCATAGCTTTTCAGTGATCTCCTTTTCAGAAAGTCTTCGCAAGATATCTTTTTAACACAAGTTAATGTTCTGAAATGAAATTTCATCCAATGTCAGTTGCAACTTTTTGTATCAGTTAACCATCACTTATAAAATTGTAATTACTCTTTCCTTAATTTCTTCATCTCCAGATATTCTCGTTCATATGTAATTACTGGATAAATTATATCTCCTATGAGCATAGACAATTTTATGAAAAAGATCTACTGTCATTTCCATCTTTCAACCATCTCACTGTCGACTTCCATCTCCAGCTTATTTCCTGTGTTCCTTGAATCCTCACTTTGTAGCTCCTGTTTTTGGTACATTATCTCTTCTTTCTCTAGCTCATATAATTCTTGAAGAACTTTGACAATATTATTTTCTGGTTTTCCAAGACCCCAAGTATTCTCCTATTTTGCTTCTTAAAATGTTCCTCAGTACTTTCAAATTGCTTGCCAATTTGTAATCTGGTCTTTCTAATCTTGAAATTGTCCCGCCATTGTCTGACAAATTCTTTAAAGCCCTCTTGTTTTAATCTGTGATATGTGTAGGTGTAGATTACCGTGGTGTGTCTAGAAATCGCTCTTCCCATTCAGTAAAAATTGGAATCTGTCAATATGTGATgcactaatttttttttatttttcttagaaAGATGTGATGCACTGAGTTTATTGCTGGATGTAATTTGAGTGCCAGTCACATTAAGTTAATATCATTAATGAAGTGCCAAAAGTTGAACATTCCCTGAAGGTCACCATCTTGACTACGTACATTGCAAGGCAAGTCTCACAAGATTGAAATCCACGGCTAATCACAAGTAAAAGAAGTCAATAGGTTTTATTGTATGCGTTATACTTTTCAACTTTAACTTTTGCCGGATGgcttttttttaatataaaatacTCATTAGTAAAATATTATGTTCCTCATCCTCGTGGTGCTTTTTCCTATGATTTTTTCCTGATAGATGATGCCCcactattttattatttttctcctTCTCTGCCTGTTACTTCATGGCGCACACACCATCATTGAACGAATTTGTTTTCATTGGACGGACTGAAAAAGCCTGACTTCCTGCTCTGATTTCCCATAATTTTCGTTGGTTGAATTGCTGGATTTTGAGGGCTATTGCATTGTGCTGCTTCCACAGCACAACTATATACACCTGTGATGGCATGTGACTTTGATTATTTGTAACATGTCACTTCTGTTAGTCTATGAGCAAAGCCAGGTGCTATGGCTGGATTGTGTGTATAAATAACCATTTTATGTGGTCTTCTGTTTCGGTGGTTGCAGTATAAGAGAAGTTTCTCTTAGTTTGAGACCCAAGTGGAGCGGGCTATGTTTAAATTGTCCATAACTATTTAGATGTCTTTTATTGTCTTATTATGTTTTTCTTGATTTAAGCCACAAAGTTATTGTATGAAGTGATGGGATGTGGAAATTAACATTGTAAGGAGGATCTAGTGTTACCTCTTTAAAGAAATCGAGGCTATCTTTTAAGTGATTGTGTGATTAACCTTTTCTTCTCAGCCATTTAAGGTATGGCGTGATTTATTGTTACTGAATCTAATTATTTGAACTTAagtagagttaaaggagttgTAATTCCATTTCCTGAAGTGGCTTCATTGAATTCTGTTGACTCCTGTGCTTTCATATGCCAGGCAAAAGAAAAAAGGTAGAACAATTGCTGAATCATCAGCGAAGCATGCCAAAGTGGAGGCTTCACCTAATAGGTTATCTTTTATATCTCAtccatttttttaaattttatgaaaTTGATAGGTATTGAAGCTAATGATTTCAGTTTTTGATCTGTTTCTTACAGTAATCTCAAAGGCAAGTCCACAAAATCTGGACTTAAATCCAGGAGTGAAGGTAAATCTGATGGGAGAAATGAGGATGATGAGCCTGGCAGTAAATCGAAGGCCCAACCTCGAAAGAGCACTGGTAAATCTGTTGACGACGCTGAAAAGGTATCTGGCAAATCTAATATTGGTAGTAGTACACCTAAATCCAAGTCTGAGCAAGAATCCTCATCAAAGACTGCCACCAAGTCCAAAGGTAAAACTCCTCAAAGTGGCAGCAAGCCTAATGCCAATGGCACGGGCAAGGCAAAGTCAAGTTCCTCAAAGGTGAAAGAAACATCGGACCGAAAAGAAAAGTTAACTGATCCAGTGAAAACACCTGAAAGCACAAAGGATAAATTATCTGTTGCATCAAAGGAACAAGTAAGTGAGACAAAAAGTGGAAAAAAGCGAGGCAGAGGGAAACGGTGAATATATGTGATGCGTCTTTAGGGGAGCTATTCGGTCTTGCCGTATGGTTGGTCTTGGGGGACTTGTTGCACAGCTCATTGAAGGGAGAGTATGCATGCCTTTCATGTTAATTGTTCTGTGATGACAGTTCAGGATCATGGCTTTGCAAATATTGTAGTAGCTTTGTAATTCTTTTGGTCTGTGAGTATCCCGAGGGTAGTTTTTCTCTCAATTTCACTGTAGTAGTAGATTGAAGTTACATTATTAGTTTCTCGTTTCTGGTTAGCAGTTTAGCTTCGGTCGTCGTGGCCTAGATCACTAAGGTATCATAAGCGTTACTGTATTTATGGGATGCAGTTTGAAGTTGCAACAGGTGAAGTTTCTAGTTAGCTATGTTGACGTCTTTTGGAGCTAGTTAGCTATGTTGACGTATCTCGGAGCTAGACAAAATGAGCCAAGTGACGAGCTTTTCCCTTCTATTCTAGAGGGTAGAATATTATTGTGGGAGTTTGGTTTCTTCTTCAACGATATGGTAATGGTTTTGACCAACTTTGACAATACCATTTGATGAGCCATAGGTAAGCAAAAAGCTCAAGCTAACTATATGGACTATAAAAATGCAACTACGTCTAGTCACAAGAGCAGAGTTAGTTTAAAGGGGTTCGATATAATTTTTTTGTCAAAAGATTAATCTATGCCTAtggtattattttttctttttttcttttaaatctcAAACTTGTTACTCTTGGCTTCGAGGCGCTGAGATGACTGCAGATTTTACTTTATTTATTGTCTTATGCTTAATTGCAGAATCATGCCTGTTATAAAAGAATACTCCATTGTTTGACACTAAAGCCAACTATGTTATCAGTCTGATTTCACACTTttcctctccccccccccccccccccacaaaaaaaaaaaaaagaagaagaaaaagaaaactagATAATAGATAatgtagtatttttttttttggtattgttATCATCTCACGTTACAAAGATTTGATTCTCCGAGCTGTACTTTCTCCACAAGAAAGATACTGCAATACCTATCCCTTTGTGAATTATTCTCCATTTAAGTCATTTCATGATAATTTTTTTCTCTCAAACAAAAGAAAGCATTGTATTTGTATATTCAATTAGAATATTTGAAAGAGGTTCTCGTTCTCTTGGAGGTTTTGTTGATGGGATAAGGAATAATAGTCCAGGGATTAGATATGTGATTATTTTATTTTGCGTTTGGTTGAATTTAAATTGAAGAATTAATTTAAATAGCCGTCCACGTAatcgcttaaactaaaaatagcccgTGAAGGTATAAttatgcataatttatgtattatacaTGTAAATTTGTGTATGAAATAACCTAAAAATTATGTAAATGGCTAGAAAAGTAAATAATTAATATAGCTGGCTATTTGTGTAAAATCCCTTTTTGAATTCGGGATTGCTCAATTTATACCACAATTTTGGTATTATTCTCGTGGAATAATAATTTCGGGATAAAATACTATAATGACGAAGATGCCCTTTTCTAATGCCATTTCCTCAAGTCCTTATaataattttggattaaaaaaacggaaaagggccaaatataTCCCTCTACTTTGTCCCGTTATACTTTCCTTTCAAAGTTTTATATTTGTCCCTAATTTAACGGCCAAGACACGTGAGAGATTGAATCCAACCCGACTCGTTACCCATGACCCGCCCAACGCTATTCCCCTTTTTCTCTTCTTAATCACAAGCATCCACATACTTCTCCTCTTCATTTTCATCAATTTCATGGAGTACCAAACATGGAGTCGGTATCGGAGGAGGAGAAGCAGACGAGTCGGAACTAAAAATCATTCAGAGTCTTAGCAGCGCCAGAAAGAATGTACGCGACGTTGGAAAAATATGGCCGGTGAGACAACTAGGGCTGTCGAGAAACGCCTGTTGTTTCGGCGACAGTGGTGTCGTAAGGACCAACGACGTATCTCTTTCACCAATTCTTAACAATTTTTGCTCCAGAACGAGAATCCATGGCGGCAATGAAGGGGTGAAGAAGTAGCTGTAATGAGTTGAATTACAGAGCATATGTTTATCACTATTAATGGAGTTATAAGTGGGTAAACCATTAAATTTGTGGGTTGAAGCATAGAGGTGGCTGTGGTGTGCAGCAGCCAAAAATTTCAATAGATGGCATGGAAATGGTTGCTGAATAAGcttcaaaagaaaaggagaataaCCCGAGCAGATGCCAAAACCATTTGAAAGGAAACAACAACTGTAGGTGTTCTGATTCGATTTGGGCAGCGGCACACATTATTACAATTTCATATAGCTACATGTTTTGATAATGATCTGCCTGGACAACCAAAAGTATGTTGATTTTCTTGATTATCCTTTTTGAACTGTTGGATCTTTTGAGAGGAAGACGAGGGGTGTTTTAAGAGGAGAATGGGTACGACTGGTCATGGGTTTTAGTTGGGTATGGGTTTTTCAATTTTGTGGGTTGGATCTTTTGATTAAATGCTGCCACGTGTTTTGGCAGTTAAAGTAGGGACAAATGACCCGGGGGACAAGATTAAACAATAAATGAAAATAGAGGATATATCTCACCCTTTtccataaaaaaaaataaagtttaTCCTAACTTATTTAGTACACACAAAAGGTAGCTTAGATTGAGAGGGATAATGAATATTCTTTTATAAAATATGAAGAAATATTAAATAAAAGCAACATCAACCGTTTGGAAAGTTTATCTTTTTTAAGTTTGTGTACTtaatttatttggtatttctgtttttcctttttctttgagaAGGGCACTCGAGACTCACCAGCATATCTAAATTCTAAGGAAAAAATGAGAAGCCAAAAAGACCATCTGATTAATCATAAAAAATGTATGATCTAAAACAGAAAGATAAAGACcgataaataagtcaggtgatttCAAATTACTGCTTTTTCACTTACTACTCAAATAATTTAATGTGAAGAACAATGTAACTTTCTTTTATCCATGCCAAAATTCATAATTTAATGGCCGAGAGCCTGAAAAGTGAAAATCAACCACCTCTGTCAAATTTTTATCCTTTCGATCGAGCCAGTTTCAGCCTCAACTGTTTAGTTCTTGAAAATGTTATTTCCTCTTCATTTGGACAAATGTTTTGTGTATTTTCTATAGGCTAGTAAACTCAAATACCTGACAGTTCAACATAGAAAAGAATGGAAAGGTAAATTAAAGTAACAGGCACTCAAAGAGTTGGATTATTGCTCAGTTTTTCGCCCGAGGAGTATTTTGGTCGCGTTGGGCAGATTGCATACTATTAGGTCAGACACCTTTTATCACTATTGGACAAATTTCTCCTCTTCACGAGAACAAGTAATGGCCACCATAGTAATTCCATCCATTTTATAAATCGAGAAAATCTCCTAGGCACATGTTACGAGACTGGATGGCTATTGAAAAATTGTTTTGCAGCAATCAACTTTCCTAGTCACTACTTTGTTTGCAAGAGCACCAAACTTGCTCTCAGCTCCTTGAACACACATCACTACATAAACAGACCTTACTGCTAGAATTAGGAGAGAACTGCAATTAGAATCGTTACTCTGTCCAAAATAAGTGGATATTGATACTAGTTAATTACATTGTTGCGCTTTATATATAGTTACATTGAAcgtttatatatatgtgtgtgtgtgtgtgtatagtagccaatgttgaagtttggcaaaatgccaaagtcccacattggttgggagttaagtttggggggatttttcccctataaaagaaggcctaatgtttaggattgaaacacacctctcatttgccttctcatctgtttaaggcatttgtatcttctctctttagtattatttcacttgtatttttggagtgaaataaaatattggttgtgtccgaggagtaggcaaaattagccgaacctcgtaaattctggtgttccctttattgttgctttattgtcttatttattatttggtggctgtcataatttttggtatagtagttgtgacttattcacactctatacatttggcttccgcaacaattggtatcagagccaaggtactgtctaagtatgctctgtggttgcagcatagtctgatcttccacatcagaaaagatttatcttggtaactgagtcaaggttctgtctgagtatgctctgtagttgcagcttagtctgatcttctacatcagaaaggaaataatcttgatttgtgtcgtcagctattaaataatatttgtgtcaaatatgggggacaataaacaagaagaatctacatcaagtgtcaacaatacgtcatcattggcatcttcgcttatgacaagaattgtgtcaaatgcgaaatttgcggtagaaatttttgacgggtccggacattttgggatgtggcaaggcgaggttctagatgtcctttttcaacaagggctagatctggccattgaagaaaagaaaccagatgttattggagaagaagattggagaattatcaaccgtgttgcttgcggtaccattcgatcctaccttgctagagagcagaaatatccatacacaaaggaaacttctgcaagtaaattatggaaagcactggaggataaatttttgaagaaaaacagtcaaaataaattgtacatgaagaagagactgtttcacttcacctatgttcctggtaccacgatgaatgaacatatcaccagtttcaataagttggtcacagatttgcaaaatatggatacaacttatgatgatggtgacttggccttaatgttgttggcgtcacttcctgatgagtacgagcaccttgaaactactctactccatggaaatgacgaaatttctctcagagaagtttgttcagctttgtacagctatgaacaaagaaagcgagaaaaacagaagggcggagaaggagaagcactgtttgtgaggggtcgtcctcaaaatcaaacgaggacaaagaagggaagatccaagtcaagatccagacccagtaaagatgaatgtgccttttgtcgagaaaaagggcactggaagaaagactgtccgaagttgaagaataaggccaaacataacaatggaaaggctattatggattcaaatgtagctgattgtgatgattcagacttctcattagttacaacagagtcatcaacatcatcagacatatggttgatggactcggcttgtagctatcatatgtgtcccaacagggactggttcatggaatttcaagaaggagaatatggagtcatccacacagcggataacagccctcttacctcatatggcattggttcaatacgattaaggaaccatgatggaatgatcagaacattgatagatgttcgatatgtaccggatttgaagaagaatctcatctctgtgggagccctagaatcaaaagggttcaaaatcattg
This region includes:
- the LOC104238048 gene encoding sister chromatid cohesion protein PDS5 homolog C-like isoform X4 codes for the protein MNSFCYSTVEQSPAISMHDALSPLIKSLVADELLRHSDVDVKVAVASCVSEITRISAPNAPYDDDKMKDVFQLIVSSFENFHDECSRSYSKRALVLETVAKVRSCVIMLDLECDKLITEMFQHFLKEIRDFHSEDIFTYMATIMTVVLEESEEVTMELLTPLLATVKKHSKEVTPIAKKLVKTVFANCAPKLKPYLAQAVESLDLSLDEYSKSLTSVLEGTHIAVELGNDSSLRDQLAAGSKVARISLDEAGQMAESVREESCSDDVDHAVNKSSKSITSNGVSERNGESAAQTDSLIKVGNHDTGDLQDAAAKMTSKSDSDDSMVEKSMKSESRSAQAAKESAKKANSLINSAESSFQAPDDNEKEADGLPECRKNQNSDSESSTSDEPACEGFNSLEKKIEANLQHSTPKESEGDAINVAPTSPSRSLADECVGKKAGRGRPKKKKSSNKKQSVSKEVSEGTKNLEAKQVSRPSKEAPLEPSHEEKEDGSSSDAEAITPKQLGKKNEPRVKSQSQDGPSTKKDDGKKRAPAKARLVESTPSPDSPDKPAKDEGNQEEITKSAKRKQSSGKDRATEDVQYDESLVGLKVKVWWPHDRSFYEGVISAFDSGKRKHTVSYDDGEIEVLNLRKERWEFIQGDEVSEEDQIARPDVSSVVQKKKGRTIAESSAKHAKVEASPNSNLKGKSTKSGLKSRSEGKSDGRNEDDEPGSKSKAQPRKSTGKSVDDAEKVSGKSNIGSSTPKSKSEQESSSKTATKSKGKTPQSGSKPNANGTGKAKSSSSKVKETSDRKEKLTDPVKTPESTKDKLSVASKEQVSETKSGKKRGRGKR